TTAcacgaaataaaaaatatcgTGTGGTCTAGATTTATAATGTGTTTATAATCTCAATCAACATTTATATGATCTGttgatacattttttaatttacaagaaaaagtaattaataaaacttgaatatataatatattaagattGTTGAAGATCATAAACACGTAGTGATTTcaaattatacaatattttttctttaaacagaaactttaaaaatagagaaaagcaGAATGTAGATGCACATAAATCTACACTAAAGTCTCACTTGTAATAACCGGATCAATTATCAACAAATCCTTATGATCAAGTTctattttatactttattttacgCCACTTGATcaagttgatattttttttaaacccaTTTGTCATATAAATAAGGAGTCAAATGTGTGTTCCTCCACTATTTTTTCAGACAACGCCATATTAGAAGAACGTTCGCCACTTCCTAAGCATTAATTTTGGAATATTTTATGATATTCGTAGCTAGTTGCTTAAAGAAATTATGTTTAGTAATTAATTGGgccatgaaaataaaaggttggaatagtttattaaaaaaagaatatgataTATTATTCATTACGAATGGAAGGAAGCAAGTAATATTCGCAACTAAAAAATTAGGTGGAGAAAGTTACGTTAACTTAAGAAGAGCGAAAAGATAGATGTCCGAAAATTTACATAATCGTCTCACTAGTAATCACCGATATTATCGAGAAATCCTTTCAAGTTTATAATTTAATCCACTTTTAAGCCATTGGACAAGTTGTAGATcaagttgatatttttttaactcaattGTCTCACTACACACAACGCCAAGTTCACTTAATCTAATTAATTCTCTTCCTAACTCTTTGATTCCATTGACACTAATATTAATTGATGTGCAACACTCATGTTCATGTAGCATCGATTGATATTTGCGTGGGTAAAAATGGGACACTTCTAACTTTTCTCAtgcctaattaaaaaatagatgtcTTGTCGTTTTCTGCGCTGCAATTTGATGCAAAAATCCAAATTGAGAACAGACACGCTCTCCCCTTAACAAAATACATGAAtcttccatatttctttttcttcttctttttttggtcCTACACGAATCTTCCACTTAATTACAGGTACAGTTCTCATAGAACTATTGGGTTGCTTTCTCAGTCCATGATAGTGATGATGTCCAAATTTACACCTTGGTGATGAAAATGATGCTACCCAATTTTTTTGTCATGCCAGTGTAGGTTCTTATACAAATTCACATTTTAAATGGTTTTATTGTCCTGGGATTAGCTGGCCGGCtcacatttgattaaaaaacagaaaattatattttaaaatgtaatatgattcattttaaacctttttaaaaattaactatgaattatgtaataaaaaaatattattcataaaaaatataacataatttgtATCTTAAGTCACctaaaaaacatttacatcatatttatttaatctataattttatactaaatcGAAATATTATATCACCATTTACAATTATtgaatcatataaaaatttttaaatttaatttttattcagtTTATACCTCttatttattaacattattattattatattaaattgtaaaaaaccCACGAGGGCCCATGAACCCAGATTCAAATGTCTGGCTCTAGTTTTTACTGTATCTAATTGAAGATAAGAGTAATCATTGATGTTCATATTGTTTTTCACCTCTTAATCGTAATTTTGGTCAAACAAATTAATCCATGTTTCCAATGACAAAAATTGATCACCCATGTTGTATATAGTATCATgaagccacacacacacacacaaaaaaaaaaaacatcaatcacatctttttaattaattttgtcttttaaaaataatttctgttTTAGaagttttttatgttaaattattcattttctctattaaaaatagataatacattaactatgttttttattttactttttgaatATCATAACTAAATAGAAGTTCGCTAATGAAATTAACTGATAACATAATCATACAACTTGATATTtccaaatttatattatattttttttactgaatattataattattttaaaataaagggaGTATGTGAAAAAGCTTTATTGGGTCATGGAATCTTTTCAAAATGATACTATGAGGGTCCAAAAAAATGAGATGAGACGTACTCCGAACATTTAACGCTTCTGCATTTATTTATGTACTTGTTGATACtgaaaggaaataaaatctCACTGGCATTTTTATAGAGAAATTTTTGTAAGAACTTTATTAATTCGAAACACGTTTTATACTCGcaatgcatttaaaaaaaaaaaacaaaactggtTGCAATCTATTAATTCGAAATACGTTTTATACTTGCAATCTCAACAGAGTTTTAGCCATATTATataacaaccaaaaaaaaaaatacaaaactatTTTGCGGATAAAACTGGAATTCACAACTGGTTGAACATTTTGGTTGGCGCAAACAAAAAATCTTGATAGATTGCATATCAACATAAAATTAGATATTCCTACTGAACATTTATAtgtgaaacttttttttaatgagaagTTAAAGACTAATTACAGACTTTGACCGGaggtttcaaataaaaatacagaTGGTAAATTTCTTATTCAGTTATATGAAACCTGATATTTAGCAAATGACTTTTTCTCTTCTCGGATGGAGAAAAGTTGTTTTACGGGTCAAGAAGCTGAGAAAGACATAAGAACTCAAGAAATTGTGGCCCATAGAACTGTGCTTAATTTAATAGCAAAATTTGGGCCAATAGAACATTTTGGGCGTGTAAAGTGTCCAACTTATCAAACTCATATCCAAAAATCTGTTTCATTTTCAATAGGGATGTTCATAGTTTGAGAATTTATATAACTACAATCATAACTAAATTATAAGTGAGTATAATCATAActagttataatttgaaataaccagttattttttttaaatagtatataatcaaatatgaataaactagttatataacaagttatatttaaaatcaatcataaaattggttatgaatgaataaaaataagtaatttgaaataaccatttttataaaattagttatatttttataattatttttaaataaaaataaattatttgaaacaaTCATAactataaaattgattatacttttatataactagttatatttatatttattttttaaaattagtttttttagctGCCCTATTTTTCATAGTGTTTCTCGGATTGTAGAAGTGTCCCGGTTAGTAGTAAACACCTTTGGGCTAAGTACTTCAGTTCAGCCCATTTTGTTATGGGCATCACAATACTCAGTTTTCAATTTCTCTCTACTTTTCATCtggtcattctttttttttttttaaagatttttataaGTCAGAAATAATTACTTGAATACTGATTgctataaacaataaaaatatgctAAAAAATCTCTAAAGCAAAgtttcatttatcttttttcttcttttggatgAGTTGGCAAACTCTTAATGGGCTGTGAGGGTCACACATATCCTATTAATGGGTGTACAGTtctacaaaaatcaaatttgacttTGTTAAAGTGAGTGGAGTAATATAAAAGGGTAAATGCAAAACTCTTACGAACGTCTATTTTTCCAGTGCTGCAAATTTTCAGTGGAAGAAAAATACACAGAGAAAGATAGGTGTGGTTAATTTTAGAGGTTAAGTGATAAATCTATCTCCTATTGAAACTTTTCCAAAGAGAATCCACACACAActataattattgataaaaaaaatcaatgaaataaattttatcatggTTGTTATACACGTGTTCTTATGTGCATCTCAATTGTTAGTTTTCACATTAACagtttcaaaattttacttAGATCTTCATTGTTACATCCTTCACTTTAAGGGAATCAAATGCCTACTTCCATTTCTAACCAATTCCTTTcgtttctttcttttaatatttttaatccaaaaaaagaagttttttttctctccctctctatttgaattgaaaaaacCAAGGGACGCTTTCCTATTTATCCACGTCAATATAAGATATCTTTTTGGTATTGCTTTTGTGTTAAGAGATTATAAGAAGGAAAAAGCAAAAGACAATAGGGAACACCGAATGATACACACGCGATAAGCAGCTTGAAAAGAATTCTCATGATGTTGGGCCACGGTTGGCAAaccaatttcttttctttttttgtccaACTAAGAAGCTTTGTTGGAACGTCTAAGTTAgctattttcaaaatttcaattcaacCTTCATCATTTGAATGCAGATTGTCTTGCGTCATTGCATGGCCAATTTCAGTTTTGATGCATCCGCAAATTTGAATTCTCAGTACGACCAGCCCTGTACATTTATTGGGAATCTTGCAAGAACTAAGCGAGCTAAAAGTTTACATCAATAACTTGAggccaaaatttattatttttatttttccatgtCTCAGTGGTTAATAGTATGTGTTTGGATAAGAATTGAAATCACGTTGAATAGGAAAGTCACTTTTCAAATCATAAATGTCAAAacaattatgttataattttCATCTAAAAGTTCGTTTGGGTTGAATTCAATTACTTCCCAAATACACATTAGTATTAGACAGTAGACATTGCAGGCTGCAGCTAAGGAATCACAGTGGTTCCAGGTGGATACTCATTGGATATCGTTAACTAATCTGAATTAcacacattttattttgtttttggatcCGTATTATACATAtgaaatattataagaaatcaaTATGCAACCTTTCATTTATTGTTTACAAGGTGACTAAAACTTTAGAATTTTGATATCTTTGGTTTAACTGCATTGTAATACTTGATCTTAAAATTTAGAATATGAGATACCCCTGAATACGTCTATTCTTCACCAATCAGACAATGCATATCTATCCTGATAGATCCTGCCATGGATTTATCGCACAGTTGCAGCAATCACGTGATAAGTgctgaagaaaaagaaagaaaataagacaaCCCCAAATATTtgtctagtttttttttgtcctgTTGTAATGATCCTAGCGTGGCTTCTGTGCAGTACCTACGGAATGTTTGGTTTACACcaaaatgaattttctataTCATAGACACATTTTTATGTGAAATGTATTTAtcgaaatcaatttaaatacacATGTCAATCATTTtacaattcaaaattaattccatcaaaaatcaattctttcccactttaaaacaaaaaacacttcgtTTAAAGATTTGGTTGCTCAACCAGCTAAGTTTCTTGCAGGATATAACACTACCGTCTCTATCCACATGGGTTTACCAAATATTTGACTGAtcaagatattaaaaaatttcaaaggatTCAACAGACAGCATCATTCAAAAAGGAAAGGAACCTTCCAAAATATTCTTATCCTCttctaaaaacaacattttCTACAAACATTCTTAATTATACAACATGAAAGATATACTTCCACCATACCTTTGTCTTTGATGATAACTTTCCCCCCTTTTGACAGCACCACCATCACGCTCTCTCTAACAAACCATCCTTCCTCCAGTTCTTACAAATGGAACACCTTCACAAACACATTCTCTATTAAGCACATagagcttttttttatttttaaaatacgatATTATCCAAGATGGATAAATACCCAAAATTTCTACACCCAAAACCTCAATCCACTAATCCAGAGGCTGCTGCATCGTCACAACAAGGGGACTTGTGACAGTATGCTTCCCATCAGACCAAACTATGAAGCCACTCTTCACACTAGAACCACCCGGAGAAAGCTTAACAGCCCTAATTTGAACCCTGACAAGAAAGTTGAGCTTCTGCCCCACCCTCCTGAAATTCAAGGTGTCCGGCTTCACGGTGACCACCGTTCCGCGTGGCGGCTTAACAGTGACCTTGTACACTGAACTAGGGTCCCCAACATTGGTCACAGTCCTAATAAAATGTGTAGCCATTCTCTTCTTTCCATATAGCTGAAACACTGCAGACAATGAAGGGTAATTGAGGTTCCCAGAATGTCCTGCCCTTTTAGCCCCACTGCAATCAGCATTCCTTCTAGTGATGACACGGATAGTGTTGGTGGTGTAATTTGAATTACACAAGAAATTCACATAATCATTAGAGGAGATATCATAAACCAAGCCAGGGTTCATGGCCTTGACGGGGTGAACATGGCCAGCACCATAATCAAACACTGAAGAAACATTCCCAGTGGACTCATCCAAGATGGGATCACCCTTGTTGTCCACAGTGTAAGCAGTGGTCATCAAAGCAGACCTAATAGAAGCAGGACTCCAATCAGGATGGGCTGCTTTCAACAAAGCAGCCAAACCAGAAACATGAGGACAAGCCATTGAAGTCCCAGAGAGGATGTTGAACTCAGTCCTGCGTCCATCAGAGGGTACCCCAGAGGGTCCAACATGATCAGGCCAAGCTGCAAGAATGTTCAACCCTGGGGCTATTACATCGGGCTTCAGAATCTCTGGAGACACAGGGTTTGGCCCTCTTGCTGAAAATGATGCCACCACAGGTGCTGGCCTAACCCCTAGTCTTGTTCCCTTGAACACGATTGTCGCTGTGGCCGGCGTCCGTGAATTCCCGATGTAACTCCGGATTTCGTCCCCGGCAGTGGCGCCAACCGCCGTGGCAGGTAATACGTGGCAATCAGCTACTAATCCTTCACCATCAAACACACCATTGGCCAAAATCATGCCAACTCCTCCATTTTTCTTAACTTGTTCACCTTTGGCAGCTCTTGAATTAATCCCTCTATCACACACAACAATTTTTCCTTTTACAAACTTAGGATCCAAGGAACCTTCTAAACAAAGTGATGATGAATACCCATCACCACCACCGCCAAATTGTTCAACACCCGCATAAACAATTGGATACATTCGACCCGGAGTTAGACCCGGTCCACCATAAATACTAATTCCAGGTACTATTTTTCCACTTCCAAGCTTCACATTCGCCGGGAAATCTCTGTCTAAGGTTCCGGCACCAACGGTGGTCACCCAAGGCGCCACATTGGTCACCGTGAGTCCGCCGGGACCACCGTTTCCCGCGGAGGCGGAGACAAAAACGCCGGCGGAGGCGGCGGCGAAGGCGCCAATAGCAATGACATCGAGATGGTAAGGTACCACAACACCTCCGACGCTCAGCGACGCCACGTCGACGCCGTCGGACACGGCGGCGTCGAAGGCAGCGAGAATGTCGGAGTCAAAGCAACCGCCGTTCCAGCAGACTTTATACACCGCGAGCCG
The Glycine max cultivar Williams 82 chromosome 16, Glycine_max_v4.0, whole genome shotgun sequence genome window above contains:
- the LOC100808511 gene encoding subtilisin-like protease SBT1.5 — translated: MAPFGSLVILPFLLIATVTCSTSEKENSKTFIVQVHHQTKPSIFPTHKHWYDSSLSSISTTASVIHTYDTVFHGFSAKLSPSEAQKLQSLGHVITLIPEQLRSLHTTRSPEFLGLTTADRTGLLHETDFGSDLVIGVIDTGIWPERQSFNDRDLGPVPAKWRGKCVAGQNFPATSCNRKLIGARWFSGGYEATNGKMNETTEFRSPRDSDGHGTHTASIAAGRYVSPASTLGYAKGVAAGMAPKARLAVYKVCWNGGCFDSDILAAFDAAVSDGVDVASLSVGGVVVPYHLDVIAIGAFAAASAGVFVSASAGNGGPGGLTVTNVAPWVTTVGAGTLDRDFPANVKLGSGKIVPGISIYGGPGLTPGRMYPIVYAGVEQFGGGGDGYSSSLCLEGSLDPKFVKGKIVVCDRGINSRAAKGEQVKKNGGVGMILANGVFDGEGLVADCHVLPATAVGATAGDEIRSYIGNSRTPATATIVFKGTRLGVRPAPVVASFSARGPNPVSPEILKPDVIAPGLNILAAWPDHVGPSGVPSDGRRTEFNILSGTSMACPHVSGLAALLKAAHPDWSPASIRSALMTTAYTVDNKGDPILDESTGNVSSVFDYGAGHVHPVKAMNPGLVYDISSNDYVNFLCNSNYTTNTIRVITRRNADCSGAKRAGHSGNLNYPSLSAVFQLYGKKRMATHFIRTVTNVGDPSSVYKVTVKPPRGTVVTVKPDTLNFRRVGQKLNFLVRVQIRAVKLSPGGSSVKSGFIVWSDGKHTVTSPLVVTMQQPLD